The genomic window TTATCTTGATCGTGACCAAGTAATTGCGCTAACCAAAAAGATAAGTGCAGAACAATTACAACTTTTTTATCAAATTACTATATTAGGTCGACGTGATCTTTATTTAGCGCCCGATGAATATGCAGGCTTCACGATGACTATTCTCCGAATGCTGTCTTTTGCCCCACAAGATACAATCCTTGCAAAAAATTTAACGTCAGTAAAAACTGAACCAGTGCATAACGCAAATAAAATAGAGACTATCACAAAGTCAAACGACGATTCCTCTGAAGCCTTTGAAATTAAAAAAAAAATTGAAGTAACTCACGAGGCTGATGAAAATATATCAGATCAAGATACATCAGATCAAGATATACCGAAAGAAGTAGTCCCATTCAATGGAAATTGGCGTGAACTTGTTGACCAATTAAAACTAGGCTTAGTCAAAGCACTTGCCCAGCAGTCTGAACTAGTCAGTTTTAAAAATAACGAAATAATTTTATCGATTGCAGATGAACACAAGCATCTGCTCAATGAAACCTATCAAAAAAAATTAGAATTGAGTTTGTCTGAACACTTTGCTCAACGCATTAAACTTGTGATCTTACAAAAAGGTGCAAATAATTCACCGCTTAAACAAAAACAAGAAGAACGGTCAACACTTATGAAAGATACTGAAAATGCTATTCTTCAAGATCAATTCGTAAAATCACTACTTACTGAATTTAATGCTGAAATTATTCCATCAAGCATTAAACCTAATCAAACTACATAAGGAGTCATCATATGATGAAAGGCGGCATGGGTAATTTAATGAAACAGGCGCAAATGATGCAAGCTAATATGCAAAAGGCGCAGGATGAACTTGGACTTATTGATGTTGAAGGTTTGGCAAGCAATGGGCTTGTTAAAATTGCTATTTCTTGTAAGCATCAAGTTAAAAAAATATCGATCGATCCTTCTGTCATGAACGATCATGAAATGCTAGAAGATCTTCTCATTGTGGCTTTTAAAGATGCATTACAAAAAATTGAACAAACTACCAATGCCAAGATGGGTAATATGATGCCTCCTGGTATGAAACTACCTTTCTAATTTTACTGCATGAAAAATACTGAAGCACTCGAACAGTTAGTTGATGCCCTAAGGTGCTTACCAGGTATTGGTCCTAAATCGGCCTTACGCATGGCTTACCATCTTCTTCAGCACAACAGAAAAGGTGCCTCACAACTCTCAAGCGCTATTGCTAACGCAATCGAATTGGTGGGTCACTGCTCTTATTGCAATAACTTTTCTGAAGAAGTGGTTTGCTCACTTTGTTCATCCAAAGATCGAGATGCCTCAATTCTTTGTGTGATCGAAATGCCAAGTGATCTCATGATGCTAGAACAAACGCACTCTTATAACGGCATGTATTTTATTTTAATGGGTAAACTCTCACCTTTAGATGGTATTGGTCCAAAAGATATTCATTTAGATAGGCTTTTAAAACGTCTCGATGCTGGAATCGTTAAAGAAGTGATCTTAGCGAATAATTTTACGGTGGGCGGAGATGCTACTGCTCATTATGTCACTGAACTCCTTAAAGCACGCGGCATTCGATTAAGTCGAATAGCAAGAGGTTTACCTATGGGTGGTGAAATTGAATATGTAGATAGCGGGACACTTGCCCAAGCTATGATTGAACGTAAAATAATTAAAGATTGAGATAGTCCAAGAGCTCAGATGGCTTATCAATGATATATTGAGCGCCCCAGGATTTTGCATCATCCCCTACTTCTAAATAACCGTATCGTGCCGCCATACTTACCATACCAGCATC from Candidatus Methylopumilus planktonicus includes these protein-coding regions:
- the recR gene encoding recombination mediator RecR; this encodes MKNTEALEQLVDALRCLPGIGPKSALRMAYHLLQHNRKGASQLSSAIANAIELVGHCSYCNNFSEEVVCSLCSSKDRDASILCVIEMPSDLMMLEQTHSYNGMYFILMGKLSPLDGIGPKDIHLDRLLKRLDAGIVKEVILANNFTVGGDATAHYVTELLKARGIRLSRIARGLPMGGEIEYVDSGTLAQAMIERKIIKD
- a CDS encoding YbaB/EbfC family nucleoid-associated protein, which codes for MMKGGMGNLMKQAQMMQANMQKAQDELGLIDVEGLASNGLVKIAISCKHQVKKISIDPSVMNDHEMLEDLLIVAFKDALQKIEQTTNAKMGNMMPPGMKLPF